The following proteins come from a genomic window of Leucoraja erinacea ecotype New England chromosome 1, Leri_hhj_1, whole genome shotgun sequence:
- the shroom3 gene encoding protein Shroom3 isoform X3 — protein sequence MHSAIYRARAEKQKGRRGCLSVEVILRGGAPWGFTLKGGLEHGEPLIISKIEEGGKADLLTSKLQLGDEVVNINDVELSGYRLEAITLVKGSYKTLKLLIHRRTEPTARPHSWHSTKLAENQPDSSMMQISQGTISTPWHQTYHSSSSTSDLSGYDHGYLRRSPDQYSSRGSMESLDHTNLPYHSCNLSPAKSTNSIDQLSHHHSKRDSAYSSFSTSSSIPEYPAPTFRNERSYSMENMPSRNSLHEGIRQADIKYVKTVYDSHRGISEEREVSCPSTIKASNGRSPTSYYKPYSGNRHSIGPVWNNPGRGSLEPDNKAPPLPPTRSDSFMAIRGHDKPTSWSSLDGQSKPARPQQKAAWSHPTNAGSGGQAHLLKPQFVEGQLNTVMEKSPESSPVTQPKHTYIQTPQPGQPMLPTGIYPVPQPEPRYAQVPTNNSNLMLQSNNNGLLYPALSRESTLSGQNSTERTKCAPCNVEESKIQSIGNKSGLYKPNAAVDSDNKYKVALENTQSQYGHYEVHVFPDTESGLPVGHQSCANTSTVVSASPIDAQYSCVNSKQPQPQQRMKSSEKDVSSHQAESRQGKDQMDGESYQWRTEQENQSTWMQDGDCQSSPFRQNQQESKMVHCKQQNVDAKISQQWESYSDSRLSQKLDQDRKEQVSDHWGNHGKQQCPKRYSEIVNTVQSKFQEQSQYQEQHGVPDAGRNRYSSSSTQSSQSGHFAKAEMNKRSSVLEAVNMIEQREQDERAPNPRGFHLGSHQARFSQSSSRNSLNSLDEPRSRVADTQPARQPPAAMMNLITADKTPILHHLTCESRDAIYRSEDPRREDRELQFPVKPAQRNDRTPIPIANKGPQLTKSRSSLQLMEKGEKDTFCEDDLSSSPPDNAFNRAYRNSLKDAQSKVLRATSFRRKDLDLTPPYMGKSKNKSNPRAGERPASAHVGSASQARLWHALQERQCVTPTEGHVRPASLEPRHSVGHVSQERAEPRHSEGHVPQVRAEPRHSVGHVSQERAEPRHSEGHVPQLRVEPRQVAAAGPGLHQHQHQHQVGRIGGRRRLTAEQKKRSYSEPEKINEVGVSDEQRKERTFTFPEAAELRSVADRRRLFERDGRTVSTVNLSRPELKQLQQSALADYIQRKTGRRPQLPEPPGLDHHSLSSCSTSLSSLLEPGVPVPVALAGPPPPPHQPRASVVERRYGSELTLNKTPPHDLVRPPRHGRQVPGQEQPPFDRPSSARNSGKFASADNLLQQRADHPVAIHVRSRSSPSTDMVSQDVLCAMNRPSAFPKKDLSSSSSKMMGTDCTSNTYGALLATGSKVQQVPKLPSECRWPLVRAASQDWMFNNDGRSKHMGPSLSTSYEDELDPLTVNKLPVRNEKQKSLENYRPSSTSCIRQLTNTGQFNYWSNPENPTQDGSASEHCGKSISSDHENKNGRTAGSYQNYLPEDTVLKKKRPPQRPPAPKSKWVNSVNDDSIKRGTFPPIARTNYDLSERDQYHIIGTAITREPELGPAQPSSPRGSVHSLPSLSESRLQSFLSFTDEDDVFVQDLDTRVPAGGFQPLPPPHPQDPRAVPETRDNEFPPLPFPNTFKDQRTEELFSRSDEQAVTRFSENYSTRGLVPVINDADENSRAVPLCSCSAQRSTSVNIPTTLTTREEPHSSQTEHCQSQSWDSPCDQMQNATTIQESSDCKLPSMPMEEMKKSPEDLKSEELAKEIIGKDKSLAEILDPDSNLKTTMDLMEGIFPRGSTVRQEVQHRRPRLQKMVNNSVSEEEKKEEKERGAATAHCPTYYSTSALKAELMNKIKDMQRNDAEDEEEVPDINEKKNELIESITCKIQTLREAKESLATDIKLNSALGEEVEIMIKGLCKSNEFEKYRMLIGDLDKVVNLLLSLSGRLARVENVLKTLDESANAEERNLLNEKRRLLTSQHEDAKELKENLDRRARVVLAILENYLTVEQLDDYQHFVKMKAALLMEQRELDDKIKLGDEQLKCLLESLPADFISQRTAPSPTSHSQPGTSQQTFTSPL from the exons TTCTTCTACCAGTGACCTCTCAGGCTACGATCATGGATATCTAAGGAGGAGTCCTGATCAGTATAGTTCAAGAGGGAGCATGGAAAGTCTGGACCATACCAATCTTCCGTACCACTCTTGCAATCTCTCGCCTGCCAAATCCACCAACAGTATCGATCAGCTTTCTCATCATCACAGCAAAAGGGACTCTGCCTACAGCTCTTTCTCTACAAGTTCCAGCATTCCTGAATATCCAGCTCCAACCTTCCGCAATGAACGTTCCTATTCCATGGAAAACATGCCTTCTAGGAATAGTCTACATGAAGGAATCAGACAGGCAGATATAAAGTATGTAAAGACAGTCTATGACTCCCACAGGGGAATATCCGAGGAACGCGAGGTCAGCTGTCCTTCAACAATAAAAGCATCCAATGGTCGATCCCCGACAAGCTATTACAAGCCCTACAGTGGCAATAGACACAGTATTGGTCCAGTGTGGAATAACCCAGGCAGGGGCTCTCTTGAGCCGGACAATAaagctccccctcttcctccgaCCCGCAGTGACAGCTTCATGGCAATTCGAGGCCATGACAAGCCTACCTCCTGGTCGAGTTTGGATGGACAGAGCAAGCCTGCTCGACCTCAGCAAAAAGCAGCGTGGTCTCACCCTACCAACGCAGGCTCTGGTGGACAAGCTCATCTGCTGAAGCCTCAATTTGTAGAAGGACAACTCAACACAGTGATGGAGAAGAGTCCCGAAAGTAGCCCAGTTACTCAACCCAAGCACACTTACATTCAGACGCCACAGCCAGGTCAACCCATGCTACCAACTGGAATTTATCCTGTGCCCCAACCTGAACCACGATATGCACAGGTGCCAACAAACAACAGCAATTTAATGCTTCAAAGCAACAATAATGGGTTATTGTACCCTGCCCTAAGTAGAGAAAGTACACTCAGTGGTCAAAATTCAACTGAAAGGACTAAATGTGCTCCGTGCAATGTCGAGGAAAGCAAAATCCAAAGCATTGGCAACAAGTCTGGTCTTTATAAACCCAATGCTGCAGTTGATTCTGACAACAAATACAAGGTGGCTTTAGAGAACACACAGAGTCAATATGGTCACTACGAGGTACATGTCTTCCCTGACACTGAATCAGGGTTGCCTGTTGGGCACCAGTCCTGTGCAAATACATCAACAGTTGTCAGCGCCAGTCCAATTGATGCACAGTATTCTTGTGTAAATAGCAAACAGCCACAACCCCAGCAAAGAATGAAAAGCAGTGAGAAAGATGTGTCTTCACATCAAGCAGAGAGCAGACAAGGAAAAGACCAAATGGATGGAGAGTCTTATCAGTGGAGAACAGAACAGGAAAATCAGTCAACTTGGATGCAGGATGGAGACTGCCAGAGCTCTCCTTTCAGGCAGAACCAACAAGAGAGTAAAATGGTTCACTGCAAGCAACAAAATGTGGATGCAAAAATCTCACAACAATGGGAAAGTTACAGTGACAGCAGATTATCCCAAAAGTTGGACCAGGACAGGAAAGAGCAGGTCTCTGACCACTGGGGAAACCACGGAAAGCAACAGTGCCCTAAACGCTACAGTGAAATTGTCAACACTGTTCAGTCAAAGTTTCAGGAACAGAGCCAGTACCAAGAGCAGCACGGTGTACCAGACGCTGGGAGGAATCGGTACAGTTCGAGCAGTACCCAAAGTTCCCAGAGTGGGCATTTTGCAAAAGCTGAAATGAACAAACGCTCCTCTGTTCTGGAAGCCGTCAACATGATTGAACAACGTGAACAGGACGAGAGAGCTCCGAATCCACGAGGATTTCACCTGGGTTCACACCAGGCCAGGTTCAGCCAGTCCAGCTCGAGGAACTCACTGAACAGCCTGGATGAACCCAGGAGCAGGGTTGCTGACACCCAGCCGGCGAGGCAGCCACCAGCCGCGATGATGAACCTGATAACTGCAGACAAGACTCCCATCCTTCACCACCTGACCTGTGAGAGTAGAGATGCGATTTATCGGTCAGAGGATCCAAGGCGTGAGGACAGAGAGTTGCAATTCCCTGTTAAACCCGCTCAACGGAACGACAGAACCCCGATCCCCATTGCAAACAAGGGCCCTCAGCTCACCAAGAGCAGAAGCTCCCTCCAGCTgatggagaaaggggagaaggacACATTCTGTGAAGACGACCTTTCGAGTTCTCCACCTGACAACGCGTTCAACCGAGCCTACAGGAACAGCCTGAAGGACGCGCAGAGCAAGGTGCTGCGGGCCACTTCATTCCGCCGCAAGGACCTGGACCTGACGCCTCCCTACATGGGCAAGAGCAAGAACAAGAGCAATCCCAGGGCCGGGGAGCGGCCCGCCTCGGCGCACGTGGGCTCTGCCTCCCAGGCCCGGCTCTGGCACGCGCTGCAGGAGCGGCAGTGCGTCACGCCGACGGAGGGCCACGTGCGCCCGGCGTCCCTGGAGCCGCGTCACAGCGTGGGTCACGTGTCCCAGGAGAGGGCGGAGCCACGTCACAGTGAGGGTCACGTGCCCCAGGTGAGGGCGGAGCCACGTCACAGCGTGGGTCACGTGTCTCAGGAGAGGGCGGAGCCACGTCACAGCGAGGGTCACGTGCCCCAG TTGAGGGTGGAGCCGCGCCAGGTGGCCGCCGCCGGTCCCGGTCTCCATCagcatcaacatcagcatcaGGTGGGTCGCATCGGGGGTCGGCGGCGGCTGACGGCCGAGCAGAAAAAGCGCTCGTACTCGGAGCCCGAGAAGATCAACGAGGTGGGCGTGAGCGACGAGCAGCGCAAGGAGCGCACCTTCACCTTCCCCGAGGCGGCCGAGCTGAGGTCGGTGGCCGACAGGAGGAGGCTGTTCGAGCGCGATGGCCGCACCGTGTCCACCGTCAACCTGTCCCGGCCCGAGCTGAAGCAGCTGCAGCAGAGCGCACTCGCCGACTACATCCAACGCAAGACGGGCCGCAGGCCACAGCTGCCCGAGCCCCCCGGCCTGGAtcaccacagcctcagctcctgcTCCACCAGCCTCAGCTCGCTGCTGGAGCCCGGCGTCCCCGTCCCCGTTGCCCTCGCAGGCCCGCCACCACCGCCACACCAGCCCCGGGCCAGCGTGGTGGAGAGGCGCTACGGCTCTGAGTTAACGCTGAATAAAACGCCGCCTCACGACCTGGTACGGCCTCCCCGTCACGGCCGGCAAGTCCCGGGCCAGGAGCAGCCTCCCTTCGACAGGCCCTCGTCCGCCAGGAACTCTGGCAAGTTCGCGTCCGCTGACAACTTGCTGCAGCAGAGGGCCGACCACCCCGTCGCCATCCACGTCCGTTCCAGGTCCTCGCCCTCCACTGATATGGTCTCTCAG GATGTTCTGTGTGCTATGAACAGACCTTCAGCCTTCCCTAAAAAGGATCTAAGTTCTTCTTCGTCCAAGATGATGGGCACTGACTGCACGAGCAACACCTACGG GGCTCTACTGGCAACTGGTTCCAAAGTCCAGCAAGTGCCAAAGCTGCCCTCCGAGTGCAGGTGGCCGCTCGTCCGGGCAGCCTCTCAAGACTG GATGTTTAACAATGATGGCAGAAGCAAGCACATGGGACCATCTCTGTCAACTAGTTATGAGGATGAATTGGATCCCCTCACTGTAAACAAATTGCCAGTTAGAAACGAGAAGCAGAAATCCCTGGAGAATTACAGGCCCAGCAGCACCTCCTGCATCAGGCAGCTAACGAACACAGGGCAATTCAACTACTGGTCGAACCCAGAGAACCCAACACAAGACGGATCTGCTTCAGAACACTGCGGCAAATCTATCTCCAGTGATCACGAGAACAAGAATGGCAGAACGGCAGGGTCTTACCAAAACTACCTTCCAGAAGACACTGTGCTGAAGAAGAAGAGACCACCACAGAGACCTCCAGCACCTAAATCGAAATGGGTCAACTCAGTAAATGATGACTCCATCAAGAGGGGCACGTTCCCTCCTATTGCCAGGACAAATTACGACCTGTCTGAGAGGGACCAGTATCACATTATTGGAACTGCCATTACACGGGAACCTGAGCTAGGACCTGCCCAACCATCTTCCCCTCGGGGCAGCGTGCACTCGCTACCTTCCCTGTCGGAGTCGCGCCTCCAGTCATTCTTATCGTTCACAGATGAGGATGACGTGTTTGTCCAGGATTTGGACACTAGGGTCCCTGCTGGAGGTTTTCAGCCCCTTCCGCCCCCACATCCACAGGATCCCAGGGCTGTACCGGAGACCAGGGACAACGAGTTTCCACCGCTGCCTTTTCCGAATACCTTTAAAGATCAGAGGACTGAGGAATTATTTAGCAGGAGTGATGAACAAGCTGTGACCAG GTTTTCAGAAAACTATTCCACCAGGGGCCTGGTGCCTGTGATAAATGACGCAGATGAAAATAGCCGTGCAGTCCCGCTATGCAGCTGCTCTGCCCAACGCAGCACCAGTGTTAATATACCAACCACTCTTACAACCCGGGAAGAACCCCACTCATCCCAAACTGAGCATTGCCAAAGCCAGAGCTGGGATTCCCCATGTGATCAAATGCAAAATGCAACCACAATCCAGGAGAgctcggactgtaaactcccttCAATGCCAATGGAAGAAATGAAGAAATCACCTGAGGACCTCAAGTCAGAAGAACTTGCCAAAGAGATCATTGGCAAAGACAAGTCTTTGGCAGAGATATTAGATCCAGATTCAAATTTGAAGACGACCATGGACCTGATGGAGGGCATTTTCcccaggggcagcacggtgaggCAGGAGGTGCAACACAGAAGGCCAAGATTACAGAAGATGGTCAACAACTCTGTATCTGAGGAGGAGAA gaaagaggagaaagagaggggagcagCCACTGCACATTGTCCCACTTACTACAGCACGTCGGCCCTCAAAgctgaactgatgaataaaataaaGGATATGCAGAGAAATGAtgctgaagatgaggaggaagtaCCGGACATAAACGAGAAAAAG AATGAGCTAATTGAGAGCATAACATGTAAAATTCAAACCCTGCGTGAAGCCAAGGAGAGCCTAGCAACTGACATTAAACTGAATAGTGCTCTGGGCGAGGAAGTGGAGATCATGATTAAAGGCTTATGCAAGTCCAATGAATTTGAGAAGTACAGGATGTTAATTGGCGACTTGGACAAGGTCGTAAACTTGCTGCTTTCCCTCTCTGGTCGTTTGGCACgagtggaaaatgtcctgaagaCTCTGGATGAAAGTGCAAATGCGGAGGAGCGT AATTTGTTAAATGAAAAGCGTCGACTCTTGACCAGTCAGCATGAGGATGCAAAAGAACTGAAGGAGAACCTGGATCGCAGAGCACGTGTGGTCTTGGCCATCCTGGAGAACTACTTGACCGTAGAACAACTCGACGActaccagcactttgtgaagATGAAGGCGGCCCTCCTGATGGAGCAGCGGGAGCTGGATGACAAGATCAAACTGGGTGATGAGCAGCTCAAGTGTTTGTTGGAAAGCCTACCTGCTGACTTCATATCGCAAAGGACGGCTCCTTCACCCACCAGCCACTCCCAGCCTGGCACCTCACAGCAGACATTTACCTCTCCCCTTTAA